From a region of the Salinispira pacifica genome:
- a CDS encoding SPL family radical SAM protein, which produces MLSSVHQFSHVYVERDITESPMSRGVLQRLYDSGQNPRIIPVEHYKDVFNRPRQSFRIQKHQPALILAREREHFLYRGNERINSWKQSGLFYNALVRNCVYNCDYCFLQGMHGSAHSVMFLNNRDFIHAAERQLEKGPVYMSISYLSEILAFEPLYPYAREWLEFARGREDFALEIRTKSDYYQAIADLEPSANSFLVWSLSPEQVSREHERGTASFRNRLFAASRAAEDGWPLKLTFDPVLELENWQDLYGNMIEETFRRIPPEKVQEVSFGVFRMNQDFLKRIRTVRPESPVLYGDFRKTGELVSYAPDFIREVREFMTGRLRAYISPEKIFFVHG; this is translated from the coding sequence ATGCTCAGTTCGGTACATCAGTTCAGTCACGTCTATGTTGAACGGGATATTACGGAGTCTCCCATGAGCCGGGGAGTTCTGCAGCGCCTGTATGACTCGGGGCAGAATCCCCGGATCATTCCGGTTGAACATTACAAGGACGTGTTCAACAGACCCCGACAAAGCTTCCGGATCCAAAAACATCAGCCGGCCCTCATCCTGGCCAGAGAACGGGAGCATTTTCTCTACCGGGGAAATGAGCGCATAAACTCCTGGAAGCAGAGCGGGTTATTCTATAATGCTCTGGTGCGCAACTGCGTGTATAACTGCGATTACTGCTTTCTCCAGGGAATGCACGGCTCCGCCCACAGCGTCATGTTTCTGAATAACAGGGATTTTATCCATGCAGCAGAACGGCAGCTTGAGAAGGGTCCGGTATATATGAGCATTTCGTATCTCAGCGAGATTCTTGCATTCGAACCGCTGTATCCCTACGCCAGGGAGTGGCTGGAGTTCGCACGGGGACGGGAAGATTTCGCCCTGGAGATACGCACCAAGAGCGATTATTACCAGGCCATTGCCGACCTTGAACCCTCTGCCAACAGTTTTCTGGTATGGAGCCTGAGCCCGGAACAGGTGAGCCGGGAACATGAACGGGGGACGGCAAGTTTCCGCAACAGGCTGTTCGCCGCCTCCCGGGCTGCAGAGGACGGCTGGCCTCTGAAACTCACCTTTGATCCGGTTCTGGAGCTTGAGAACTGGCAGGACCTCTACGGAAATATGATTGAAGAAACCTTCCGCCGCATTCCCCCGGAGAAGGTTCAGGAAGTGAGCTTCGGGGTATTCCGGATGAATCAGGACTTTCTCAAACGGATCAGAACCGTACGCCCCGAGTCTCCGGTGTTGTACGGGGACTTCCGCAAAACCGGCGAACTGGTGAGCTATGCTCCCGATTTTATCCGGGAGGTCCGGGAATTCATGACTGGCAGATTACGCGCGTATATCAGCCCTGAGAAGATCTTTTTCGTCCACGGGTAA
- a CDS encoding UvrD-helicase domain-containing protein gives MMQQDTRDESRSEIRRLVSMLGADPGFFMLSLHAYAEKVMNQRLGLDGPSRDGGTDQLSPTHSSPESYSFQEKIGMYRQYLLGTGGDNRALKLRGISRLSQMEASHRLLQGVLRRFQEVSVDEAKAETWSFLEFCRLSGIESPHLQKIRDNLDIWETRQSAEAEFNELRKARLALQMKDMEIKDLRRRADQAGSRGPGEAAAGEYEWLNSYRDELLRLSIFTRTRRDFEQSIVRLSRQQREAAADIAREHQLLIRGPAGSGKTVVLLESLRQQAAQNTLGFEEEPRLGLFTFARTLVKYDKYISEILGIQSEHMHIQTADSYIAGHLRKIQPGAEIRYGRFLPDALDVLISSLEDEAYGELFAILNQRQIVFEINEVIWGYALSREEYVDDMYSRRGLPGKLDGFHRSLLWRIQERLRDQLEEQQLYTRNLAALVLSSSLPAAASPGMSAGNSVGDDPVPEASDARAAAGNAGAGEAGPGPGPGSGPVGTARFHTLYIDEVQDLPPVVLRFFRGISARLIMAGDDRQSIYGLQSPFARAGIDIRGKSRYLSLNLRNSLPIQEFAELYMELSGFKSSEPGNGSDTQETPPPGFREGPPPVIHRFEDEMRITGALAERIRLYVDFLGYEPSNICILVHDRRRLDQLRRELPEMTGLELQSIRDPDFEFGVLPDPGQESSSALRISPIHSAKGLDFPVVLFHLPTLSTAEMLSREHELRQKRNLIYVGITRAMDHLEIFTTRTFLDSPEAEPLSRAWENLTRGRKRSSQG, from the coding sequence ATGATGCAACAGGACACCCGGGATGAATCCCGCAGCGAAATCCGCAGACTCGTCAGCATGCTGGGGGCAGATCCCGGGTTTTTTATGCTCAGCCTGCACGCATATGCCGAGAAGGTTATGAATCAGCGCCTAGGGCTTGATGGTCCTTCCCGGGACGGCGGAACAGATCAATTATCTCCCACCCATTCTTCTCCGGAAAGTTACAGCTTTCAGGAAAAAATCGGAATGTACCGGCAGTATTTGCTGGGAACCGGCGGAGATAACCGGGCCTTGAAACTCAGGGGGATCAGCAGGCTCTCCCAAATGGAGGCGAGCCACAGACTTCTGCAGGGTGTTCTGCGAAGATTTCAGGAAGTGAGTGTTGATGAGGCAAAGGCCGAAACCTGGTCATTTTTAGAATTCTGCCGTCTCAGCGGAATTGAGAGCCCTCACCTTCAGAAAATCAGGGATAATCTGGATATATGGGAAACCCGGCAATCCGCCGAGGCGGAATTTAACGAGCTGCGGAAGGCCAGGCTGGCACTGCAGATGAAAGATATGGAGATAAAAGATCTCCGCCGCCGGGCGGATCAGGCGGGCAGCCGAGGCCCGGGAGAAGCAGCTGCCGGAGAATACGAGTGGCTCAACAGCTACCGGGATGAGCTTCTTCGTCTCTCTATTTTCACCCGCACCAGACGGGATTTCGAGCAAAGCATCGTGCGCCTGAGCCGACAGCAGCGGGAAGCGGCTGCGGACATTGCCCGGGAACATCAGCTGCTCATCAGGGGACCTGCGGGAAGCGGGAAAACTGTGGTTCTTCTGGAGAGTCTGCGGCAGCAGGCGGCCCAGAACACACTGGGCTTCGAGGAAGAACCCAGACTGGGGCTGTTCACCTTCGCCCGGACCCTGGTGAAGTACGATAAATACATCAGCGAAATACTGGGAATCCAGTCTGAACACATGCATATACAAACCGCCGACAGCTATATCGCCGGACATCTGAGAAAAATCCAGCCAGGTGCGGAGATCCGCTACGGCCGCTTTCTCCCCGATGCACTGGATGTGCTGATTTCATCTCTGGAGGATGAAGCGTACGGGGAACTGTTCGCCATTTTGAATCAGCGCCAGATAGTTTTTGAAATAAATGAAGTGATATGGGGCTATGCCCTGAGCCGGGAAGAATACGTGGACGACATGTACTCCCGCAGAGGGCTGCCGGGAAAACTCGATGGTTTTCACCGTTCCCTCCTGTGGAGAATTCAGGAGCGGCTGCGGGATCAGCTTGAAGAACAGCAGCTCTACACCCGGAATCTTGCGGCCCTTGTGCTTTCATCTTCACTCCCTGCTGCAGCTTCCCCGGGAATGTCAGCCGGCAACTCGGTCGGGGACGATCCGGTCCCCGAAGCATCCGATGCCCGAGCCGCTGCAGGGAATGCCGGGGCAGGGGAAGCCGGCCCCGGACCCGGCCCCGGATCCGGACCCGTAGGGACGGCCCGGTTCCATACCCTCTATATTGATGAGGTTCAGGATCTCCCCCCTGTGGTGCTGCGGTTTTTCCGGGGGATCAGTGCGCGGCTGATCATGGCGGGTGATGACAGACAAAGCATATACGGCCTGCAGTCTCCGTTCGCCCGGGCGGGAATCGATATCCGGGGAAAGAGCCGGTATCTTTCCCTGAATCTCCGCAACAGTCTTCCCATCCAGGAGTTTGCCGAGCTCTACATGGAGCTGTCGGGGTTTAAATCCAGTGAGCCGGGGAACGGCAGCGATACCCAGGAGACGCCTCCTCCGGGGTTTCGGGAGGGGCCTCCGCCGGTGATTCACCGCTTCGAGGATGAGATGCGCATTACCGGTGCGCTTGCAGAAAGAATACGCTTGTATGTGGATTTTCTCGGATACGAACCCAGCAATATCTGCATTCTTGTGCACGACCGAAGGCGGCTGGATCAGCTTCGCCGGGAATTGCCGGAGATGACCGGATTGGAGCTTCAATCCATCCGTGATCCGGACTTCGAGTTCGGTGTGCTGCCGGATCCAGGGCAGGAGTCTTCTTCCGCCCTGCGAATTTCGCCCATCCATTCCGCCAAGGGGCTGGACTTTCCTGTGGTGCTGTTTCATCTGCCCACCCTGAGCACCGCGGAAATGCTGAGCCGGGAACATGAATTGCGGCAGAAGCGCAATCTGATCTACGTGGGCATTACCAGAGCCATGGATCATCTTGAGATATTCACCACCCGGACCTTCCTGGATTCCCCTGAGGCCGAACCTCTGAGCCGTGCCTGGGAGAACCTTACCCGTGGACGAAAAAGATCTTCTCAGGGCTGA